One window of Sinorhizobium fredii NGR234 genomic DNA carries:
- the truB gene encoding tRNA pseudouridine(55) synthase TruB, translating to MSKPRKPKGRPISGWLILDKPLDFGSTEAVSKIKWLFKAQKAGHAGTLDPLASGMLPIALGDATKTVPYVMDGRKIYEFTVAWGEERSTDDLEGDVVRSSSERPSEEAIRVLLPKYTGVISQVPPQFSAIKIDGERAYDLARDGETVDIPAREVEVFRLALIGSTPHLAHFEIECGKGTYVRSLARDMGRDLGCFGHIASLRRTFVAPFGEEDLVPLADLVALEKIEDDAERLAALDDYLIDTGEALSDLPHVAVSDDQAHRLRMGNPIILRGRDAPLPAPEAYATARGKLVAIGEVAEGEFRPKRVFADH from the coding sequence ATGTCCAAGCCGCGCAAACCCAAGGGCCGCCCGATCTCGGGCTGGCTGATCCTCGACAAGCCGCTCGATTTCGGCTCCACCGAGGCGGTGTCCAAGATCAAGTGGCTGTTCAAGGCGCAGAAGGCCGGCCATGCCGGCACGCTTGATCCGCTCGCCTCCGGCATGTTGCCGATCGCGCTCGGCGACGCCACGAAGACCGTTCCCTATGTCATGGACGGCCGCAAGATCTATGAGTTCACCGTGGCCTGGGGCGAGGAGCGCTCGACCGACGACCTCGAGGGCGATGTCGTCCGCTCGTCTTCCGAGCGTCCGAGCGAGGAGGCGATCCGTGTCCTGCTGCCGAAATATACCGGCGTGATCAGCCAGGTGCCGCCGCAGTTTTCGGCCATCAAGATCGATGGCGAGCGTGCCTACGATCTCGCCCGCGACGGCGAGACCGTCGATATCCCGGCACGCGAGGTGGAGGTCTTCCGCCTCGCCCTGATCGGCAGCACGCCGCACCTCGCCCATTTCGAGATCGAATGCGGCAAGGGCACCTATGTCCGTTCGCTCGCCCGCGACATGGGCCGCGATCTCGGCTGTTTCGGCCATATCGCCTCGTTGCGCCGTACTTTCGTCGCGCCCTTCGGGGAAGAGGATCTGGTCCCGCTCGCCGATCTCGTCGCACTGGAGAAGATCGAAGACGATGCGGAACGACTTGCCGCGCTCGACGATTATCTGATCGACACCGGCGAGGCGCTTTCCGATCTGCCGCATGTTGCGGTGAGCGACGATCAGGCGCATCGGCTGAGGATGGGCAACCCGATCATCCTGCGTGGACGGGATGCGCCGCTGCCGGCCCCCGAGGCCTATGCGACGGCGCGCGGCAAGCTTGTCGCCATCGGCGAGGTCGCCGAAGGTGAATTTCGACCGAAGCGTGTGTTCGCCGACCATTGA
- the rpsO gene encoding 30S ribosomal protein S15, with protein MSITAERKAQLIKDFATVEGDTGSPEVQVALLTERINNLTEHFKDHKKDNHSRRGLLAMVSSRRSLLDYLKKKDEARYSKLIGALGIRR; from the coding sequence ATGTCGATCACTGCAGAGCGCAAGGCTCAGCTCATCAAGGATTTTGCAACCGTTGAAGGCGATACCGGTTCTCCGGAAGTCCAGGTTGCGCTCCTGACGGAACGGATCAACAACCTGACCGAACACTTTAAGGACCACAAGAAGGACAACCATTCCCGCCGTGGTCTTCTCGCGATGGTTTCCAGCCGTCGCTCGCTCCTCGACTATCTGAAGAAGAAAGACGAAGCGCGCTACAGCAAGCTGATCGGTGCCCTCGGCATCCGTCGCTAA
- a CDS encoding sensor histidine kinase, producing the protein MLKAPEKSEGEVSSGGLQAVAAFVRQYLRRPFSFYLLSLLLIAIVPSFIFSFVIVKRSVDAQEQVVTSLLKASTGSVTRIVEREVEGMMTTLKVLSTSGAVDLRNLRGFYDRASSALAGTHSNLIVVDSDHNLRMSTGVPVGTLLGRASDPDLDIAFKSSGPVVSGAFFANTAKSWVFNVYLPINGPDGERYLLGLTQDAARMAKAVNRDTLSPGWNAALVDGKGKVIASSDPSTRPGEAFFLDALPQISIGVSDINEHGVAYRVVSEFSVVTGWRIVAWAPREIVDAPILWSFLWLSLGGIIFASIAIAGSLIIARLLTQGVKLLALDARRLGAGEVIEPRRYVITEVEAVSASLARAAAARTRAEAEIRLLMREVAHRSKNQLTVIQSMLAQSAWSSEDTSEFVDAFRKRLAGLARSTDLMIANAAMGVDFRELAEEQLQPFAPDEPGRIVLDGPALRLETQMAQTLGMVLHELATNAIKHGALANATGTIKLEWSSSAGATIIRWRESGADLVEPAPTHRRGFGSVVIERMLGMALRAELERTMHADGIEWCIRIPRTGGVEDGA; encoded by the coding sequence ATGCTCAAGGCGCCAGAGAAAAGCGAGGGCGAGGTCTCATCCGGCGGTCTTCAGGCCGTTGCCGCCTTTGTTCGCCAATATCTTCGCAGGCCGTTCAGCTTCTATCTGCTCTCGCTGCTGCTGATCGCGATCGTCCCTTCCTTCATCTTCTCGTTCGTCATTGTGAAGCGTAGCGTCGACGCGCAGGAGCAGGTCGTCACCTCGCTGCTCAAGGCCTCGACCGGGTCGGTTACCCGGATCGTCGAGCGCGAGGTCGAGGGTATGATGACAACGCTCAAGGTGCTGTCGACCTCCGGGGCCGTCGATCTCCGCAATCTGCGCGGCTTTTACGACCGCGCTTCGAGCGCACTGGCCGGCACTCATTCCAACCTGATCGTCGTCGACAGCGACCACAATTTGCGGATGAGCACCGGCGTCCCTGTCGGAACGCTGTTGGGGCGGGCATCCGATCCGGACCTCGACATTGCCTTCAAGAGCAGCGGACCGGTCGTTTCGGGCGCCTTCTTCGCCAACACCGCCAAGAGCTGGGTCTTCAACGTCTATCTGCCGATAAACGGTCCGGACGGCGAACGCTATCTGTTGGGCCTCACCCAGGATGCCGCCCGCATGGCCAAGGCGGTCAACCGCGACACGCTTTCACCCGGCTGGAATGCCGCACTGGTCGACGGCAAGGGCAAGGTGATCGCTTCCTCGGATCCCTCGACCCGTCCCGGTGAAGCGTTCTTTCTGGACGCGCTGCCTCAGATCAGCATCGGCGTCAGCGATATCAACGAGCATGGCGTGGCCTACCGCGTCGTTTCGGAATTCTCCGTCGTCACCGGCTGGCGCATCGTTGCCTGGGCGCCGCGTGAGATCGTCGATGCGCCGATCCTCTGGTCGTTTCTCTGGCTGTCGCTCGGCGGCATCATCTTCGCCAGCATCGCCATCGCCGGATCGTTGATCATCGCGCGGTTGCTGACGCAAGGCGTCAAGCTGCTGGCGCTCGACGCGCGGCGCCTCGGCGCCGGCGAAGTGATCGAGCCACGCCGCTACGTCATTACCGAAGTCGAGGCCGTGTCGGCGTCACTTGCCCGCGCGGCGGCGGCACGAACCAGGGCCGAGGCGGAAATCCGGCTCCTCATGCGGGAGGTCGCGCACCGTTCGAAGAACCAGCTCACCGTCATCCAGTCGATGCTGGCCCAATCCGCCTGGTCGAGCGAGGACACGTCGGAATTCGTCGATGCGTTCCGCAAGCGGCTGGCTGGCCTCGCCCGATCGACCGATCTGATGATTGCCAATGCAGCGATGGGCGTGGATTTCCGCGAGCTTGCCGAGGAGCAGTTGCAACCCTTTGCCCCCGACGAGCCGGGCCGCATCGTGCTTGACGGGCCGGCCTTGCGGCTGGAGACGCAAATGGCGCAGACGCTCGGCATGGTGCTTCACGAACTCGCGACGAACGCGATCAAGCATGGGGCACTCGCCAATGCGACGGGGACGATCAAGCTCGAATGGTCCTCGTCAGCTGGTGCAACCATCATCCGCTGGCGCGAAAGCGGCGCGGATCTCGTCGAACCGGCACCGACGCATCGAAGGGGTTTCGGATCGGTGGTGATCGAGCGGATGCTCGGCATGGCCTTGCGCGCCGAACTCGAAAGGACCATGCATGCCGACGGCATCGAATGGTGCATCCGCATCCCTCGTACCGGCGGTGTCGAGGACGGTGCGTAG